A genomic segment from Idiomarina piscisalsi encodes:
- a CDS encoding inorganic phosphate transporter produces MDIISSYSMLLIGMAAIFGFFMAWGIGANDVANAMGTSVGSKALTIKQAILIAMVFEFAGAYLAGGEVTSTIRKGIIDSAYFVDQPELLVFGMISALLAAGFWLLIASYLGWPVSTTHSIIGAIVGFSAVGVSMESVQWAKVGGVVGSWVVTPAISGFIAYLIFMSAQKLIFDRSNPLKMAQRYVPFYMGLAGFVLSLVTIKKGLKHVGLDLGSLEGYLWALGIAVLVFVIGKLAIGRLKFNPSDDKDMHYTNVEKVFAVLMVVTACAMAFAHGSNDVANAIGPLAAVVSVVTNGGEIGGKAQLAWWILPLGGIGIVAGLAMLGKRVIATIGKGITHLTPSRGFAAELAAASTVVLASGTGLPISTTQTLVGAVLGVGMARGIAALNLGVVRNIVVSWVVTLPAGAIMSIAFFYILKAIFGVA; encoded by the coding sequence ATGGATATTATTTCAAGTTACAGCATGCTGCTTATCGGCATGGCGGCTATCTTCGGCTTTTTTATGGCCTGGGGGATCGGTGCTAATGACGTTGCTAACGCCATGGGCACCTCGGTTGGCTCAAAAGCATTAACGATTAAGCAAGCCATTCTTATTGCAATGGTGTTTGAGTTCGCCGGTGCTTATCTTGCGGGCGGCGAAGTCACTTCTACTATACGTAAAGGCATTATTGACTCAGCCTACTTCGTTGATCAGCCGGAGCTGCTTGTCTTCGGTATGATTTCAGCGCTTCTGGCTGCCGGTTTCTGGCTGCTTATTGCCTCATACTTAGGTTGGCCGGTGTCTACGACGCATTCAATCATTGGTGCCATTGTTGGTTTCTCCGCGGTTGGTGTCAGTATGGAGTCAGTGCAATGGGCCAAAGTAGGTGGCGTTGTCGGTAGTTGGGTTGTCACGCCGGCGATATCCGGTTTTATTGCTTATCTCATATTTATGAGTGCTCAGAAGCTTATTTTTGACCGCTCAAACCCATTGAAAATGGCGCAGCGATACGTACCTTTTTACATGGGGCTTGCTGGCTTCGTCCTATCGCTGGTTACCATTAAAAAGGGCTTGAAGCACGTTGGTTTAGACTTAGGCAGTCTGGAGGGCTACCTTTGGGCGCTGGGTATTGCAGTGCTTGTGTTTGTTATCGGCAAGCTGGCTATCGGCCGCCTTAAGTTTAACCCGTCAGACGACAAAGATATGCACTACACCAACGTTGAGAAAGTGTTCGCAGTGCTGATGGTAGTTACGGCTTGTGCTATGGCATTTGCTCACGGCTCTAATGATGTGGCTAACGCCATTGGTCCGCTTGCTGCGGTTGTCAGTGTCGTAACAAACGGCGGCGAAATAGGTGGCAAAGCGCAGTTGGCATGGTGGATATTGCCGCTGGGCGGTATTGGTATCGTTGCTGGTTTAGCGATGCTGGGCAAACGTGTTATTGCGACCATTGGTAAAGGTATTACTCACTTAACGCCCAGCCGTGGTTTCGCAGCCGAATTGGCTGCTGCGTCTACCGTCGTGCTTGCGTCAGGTACTGGCTTGCCAATCTCGACTACGCAAACTCTGGTAGGTGCTGTACTTGGTGTGGGCATGGCTCGCGGTATTGCGGCTCTTAACTTAGGGGTTGTACGCAATATCGTGGTGTCCTGGGTCGTTACTCTGCCGGCCGGTGCCATCATGTCGATCGCGTTCTTCTATATTCTGAAGGCCATATTTGGCGTTGCATAA
- the rpsU gene encoding 30S ribosomal protein S21, with translation MPVVKVKENEPFDVALRRFKRSCEKAGVLSEVRRREHYEKPTAERKRKKAAAVKRHAKKLARENARRTRLY, from the coding sequence ATGCCAGTCGTAAAAGTGAAAGAAAACGAGCCGTTTGACGTAGCTTTGCGTCGTTTCAAGCGCTCTTGTGAAAAAGCAGGTGTTCTGTCAGAAGTTCGTCGTCGTGAACACTACGAAAAGCCTACTGCAGAGCGCAAGCGCAAGAAAGCCGCGGCCGTAAAACGTCACGCTAAAAAGCTGGCTCGTGAAAACGCTCGTCGTACTCGTTTATACTAA
- the queA gene encoding tRNA preQ1(34) S-adenosylmethionine ribosyltransferase-isomerase QueA encodes MSENNPSSLKVSDFSFDLPDELIARYPQEQRSASRLLQVNAELKSIEHKQFTDIVGALNPGDLLVFNDTRVIPARLLGEKVSGGKVEVLIERLLDDHRVLAHVRSNRSPKAGAELLLEGAVKVTMLARHGALFELKFEHEEPVLDILEEYGHMPLPPYIDRPDESSDKERYQTVYNREPGAVAAPTAGLHFDDDILEKLKAKGVNFAYVTLHVGAGTFQPVRVDNINDHVMHSEYAKVGDETCNAIKQTKANGGRVVAVGTTSVRSLESAANASNSDDIEPFFDDTDIFIYPGYEFQVVNSLITNFHLPESTLIMLVSAFAGRDLIMEAYQQAINEKYRFFSYGDAMLLQR; translated from the coding sequence ATGTCAGAAAATAACCCTTCTTCTTTAAAAGTCAGTGACTTCTCGTTCGATTTGCCTGACGAGCTTATTGCCCGCTATCCGCAAGAGCAGCGTAGTGCGAGTCGCTTGTTGCAAGTCAATGCTGAGTTAAAATCGATTGAGCATAAGCAGTTTACTGACATTGTCGGCGCCTTAAACCCAGGCGATCTTTTGGTATTCAATGACACTCGCGTTATTCCGGCTCGCCTGCTGGGCGAAAAAGTATCCGGCGGAAAAGTAGAGGTTTTGATAGAACGTTTGTTGGATGACCACCGAGTATTGGCTCACGTACGCTCAAACCGCTCACCAAAAGCGGGCGCCGAATTGCTGCTGGAAGGCGCTGTCAAAGTGACTATGCTGGCGCGACACGGCGCTTTATTTGAGCTTAAATTTGAGCATGAAGAACCGGTATTGGATATTCTTGAGGAATATGGCCACATGCCGTTACCTCCTTACATTGATCGCCCGGATGAAAGCTCGGACAAAGAGCGTTATCAAACCGTTTATAACCGAGAGCCAGGCGCAGTAGCGGCACCGACCGCAGGCTTGCATTTTGACGACGATATTTTAGAAAAGCTAAAAGCCAAAGGCGTTAACTTTGCTTATGTGACACTGCACGTGGGGGCGGGGACATTCCAGCCGGTGCGCGTGGACAACATCAATGATCATGTCATGCACAGCGAATACGCTAAAGTGGGTGACGAGACTTGCAATGCGATAAAGCAGACGAAAGCCAATGGCGGGCGAGTGGTTGCTGTCGGTACGACGTCGGTTCGATCGCTTGAGTCTGCCGCCAATGCGTCAAACTCTGATGATATTGAACCGTTCTTTGACGACACCGATATTTTTATTTATCCCGGATACGAGTTTCAGGTTGTCAACAGCTTAATTACTAATTTTCATTTACCGGAATCGACACTCATTATGTTGGTTTCGGCATTTGCCGGTCGTGACCTGATAATGGAAGCTTACCAACAAGCCATTAATGAGAAGTACCGATTCTTTAGCTACGGCGACGCAATGCTGTTGCAGCGATAA
- the tgt gene encoding tRNA guanosine(34) transglycosylase Tgt — translation MKFELDKTSGRARRGRMQFERGTVETPAFMPVGTLGTVKGMTPEEVKDTGAQICLGNTFHLMLRPGTQIIQQHGDLHDFMNWDKPILTDSGGFQVFSLGELRKITEEGVTFRSPINGEKILLTPEKSMQVQRELGSDIVMIFDECTPFPATQAEARSSMELSLRWAERSKKAHEGNKSALFGIIQGGMYEELRDISLKGLTDIEFDGYAIGGLSVGEPKEDMMRILEHTAPQMPEQKPRYLMGVGKPEDLVEAVRRGIDMFDCVMPTRNARNGHLFISSGVVKIRNAVHRTDTGPLDENCDCYTCKNYSRAYLHHLDKTNEMLGGRLNTIHNLRFYQKVMSDMRDALDADTFDEFVESFYQQRGQSVPPLD, via the coding sequence ATGAAATTTGAACTTGATAAAACCAGTGGTCGTGCCCGTCGTGGACGTATGCAGTTTGAGCGTGGCACCGTAGAAACGCCGGCCTTCATGCCGGTTGGGACACTGGGTACCGTGAAAGGAATGACGCCCGAAGAGGTTAAAGACACTGGGGCGCAAATCTGTCTTGGCAATACGTTTCATTTGATGCTGCGTCCAGGCACGCAAATTATTCAGCAGCACGGCGATCTGCATGATTTTATGAACTGGGATAAGCCCATTCTGACGGACTCTGGCGGCTTTCAGGTGTTCAGCCTTGGTGAGTTAAGAAAAATTACCGAAGAAGGCGTGACTTTCCGTTCGCCCATTAACGGTGAGAAAATTTTATTAACGCCGGAAAAGTCGATGCAGGTTCAACGTGAACTGGGCTCTGACATTGTTATGATTTTTGACGAGTGCACGCCATTCCCGGCGACTCAGGCGGAAGCCCGTAGCTCTATGGAACTGTCCTTACGCTGGGCTGAGCGCTCGAAAAAGGCTCACGAAGGAAATAAGTCAGCGCTTTTTGGTATTATTCAGGGCGGTATGTACGAAGAGCTTCGTGATATTTCTTTGAAAGGCTTAACCGACATAGAGTTTGATGGCTATGCGATTGGCGGCTTGTCGGTGGGTGAACCAAAAGAAGACATGATGCGCATTCTGGAGCATACCGCGCCGCAAATGCCTGAGCAGAAGCCTCGTTACTTAATGGGCGTGGGCAAGCCGGAAGACTTAGTAGAAGCGGTGCGTCGTGGTATTGATATGTTCGATTGTGTTATGCCAACCCGTAACGCACGTAATGGACACCTGTTCATCAGCTCAGGGGTGGTGAAAATACGTAACGCTGTGCACAGAACAGACACGGGCCCACTGGATGAAAACTGCGACTGCTATACGTGTAAAAACTACTCGCGGGCGTATCTGCACCATTTAGACAAAACGAATGAAATGCTAGGCGGGCGTTTAAACACCATTCACAATCTGCGCTTTTATCAAAAAGTTATGAGCGATATGCGCGACGCGTTGGATGCCGATACGTTTGACGAGTTTGTTGAGTCATTTTATCAGCAGCGCGGTCAGTCAGTACCACCACTGGACTGA
- a CDS encoding PilZ domain-containing protein — MHSGKGVLANNRFRQPAQITLKSNDGYQTLNITLVGQQYPDYLILELSRQYRWQDILPQLKANKTFAFTTVAASGEQVTGTVDLLSMTQFPQKLLFVSYPREANIQSLRTSPRIPVNCNAELQLHHGYGKGNRLAGTIIDVSGKGVGFQYKGTQPACIDDTEDLLASVTVLSSESDFSLGPMHVKSLDVAGPEVWQFGLAFKNKPDDLQNFLGKLLMASSEVKALLSDNDIGFETLDNTLQAES, encoded by the coding sequence ATGCACAGCGGCAAAGGTGTTTTGGCAAACAATCGCTTTCGGCAACCAGCTCAAATTACACTGAAGTCAAACGACGGTTACCAGACGTTGAACATAACGTTAGTTGGGCAGCAGTACCCGGACTATTTGATTCTGGAACTTTCCCGACAGTATCGTTGGCAAGATATTCTGCCTCAGTTAAAAGCGAACAAAACATTTGCTTTTACAACGGTGGCTGCATCGGGTGAACAAGTGACGGGAACAGTCGACTTATTGAGTATGACACAGTTTCCGCAAAAGCTTCTGTTTGTCAGCTATCCTCGAGAAGCGAATATCCAGTCTTTGCGCACATCGCCCCGCATCCCTGTTAATTGCAACGCTGAACTCCAGTTACATCACGGGTACGGTAAGGGAAACCGACTCGCAGGAACAATCATTGATGTTTCCGGGAAGGGGGTTGGTTTCCAATACAAAGGTACTCAGCCGGCGTGTATTGACGATACAGAGGACTTACTTGCCAGTGTCACGGTGTTGAGCTCTGAGTCAGATTTTTCGCTCGGACCGATGCACGTAAAAAGTTTGGACGTAGCAGGCCCTGAGGTTTGGCAATTCGGTTTAGCCTTTAAAAATAAGCCCGATGACCTGCAAAATTTTTTAGGCAAACTACTGATGGCGTCGTCGGAAGTGAAAGCACTATTAAGCGATAACGATATTGGTTTTGAAACATTGGATAACACTTTACAAGCTGAATCTTAG
- a CDS encoding serine/threonine-protein kinase has translation MAISYSRDTFPYPIPERYQCQGMLGYGGSGLVYKAYDQRLERTVAIKFARSPSLVSRNRLVHEARLLSSVSHPSLCRVYDIGEPEVASSSLFLVMEYVDGTRLDKLKQHLSITEAVEIGYQLADALSALHKAGYAHNDVTAHNVILPQSGKPKAPILVDLSIAESFSTASQQRDIYQVGELLLLLLANTTPDVFLMQPVADKRRLPAGLADIIKKALVVDSYPCFNDISELANALNKWRAESYKQRRRLGWATALTTSVLILGGLAFTAFNKLHIYESIYSAPVHEHSHGQVFAHYTGHLIEEGNLSKAVETAELALSHFDNAISEHPEDLTHHSERIEFLLKLEPLFSDTEYTTRLLNALNNMGDPAKYDKPDSAYHVQAKTYLALAKVNKQQVHLKQRWIKQAWGALSSAQKLSSAEHYLPTKKMLEKFQSSGGTD, from the coding sequence TTGGCTATTAGTTATTCCAGAGACACATTTCCATATCCAATCCCCGAGCGTTACCAGTGCCAAGGAATGCTGGGCTATGGCGGTAGCGGTTTAGTTTACAAAGCCTACGATCAACGACTGGAAAGAACTGTTGCGATAAAGTTCGCGCGCTCACCCTCACTCGTGAGCCGCAATCGCCTGGTGCATGAAGCTCGTCTTCTCTCCAGCGTTTCACATCCATCACTGTGTCGCGTTTATGATATTGGTGAGCCAGAGGTCGCTTCTTCGTCTCTATTCTTAGTCATGGAATATGTCGATGGGACTCGACTGGATAAACTTAAACAGCATTTATCAATAACTGAAGCGGTCGAAATCGGTTATCAGCTCGCCGACGCCTTAAGTGCACTGCATAAAGCGGGCTATGCTCACAACGATGTGACAGCGCATAACGTTATTTTGCCCCAAAGCGGTAAACCTAAAGCGCCGATATTAGTCGACCTAAGTATTGCAGAGAGTTTTTCGACAGCATCACAGCAGCGTGATATCTATCAGGTTGGTGAGCTGCTGCTTCTGTTACTCGCCAACACCACACCGGACGTTTTCTTAATGCAACCGGTGGCCGACAAACGTCGCCTACCCGCAGGACTGGCCGACATCATTAAGAAAGCGTTAGTCGTCGACTCCTATCCTTGTTTTAATGACATTTCTGAACTTGCTAACGCATTGAACAAATGGCGTGCTGAATCGTACAAACAAAGGAGGCGTTTAGGTTGGGCTACCGCGCTTACAACCTCTGTGTTAATACTAGGTGGCCTTGCCTTTACAGCGTTTAATAAGCTGCACATATACGAGAGCATATACAGTGCGCCGGTGCACGAGCACTCACACGGACAAGTATTTGCTCATTATACGGGGCATTTAATCGAAGAAGGCAATTTAAGCAAAGCCGTTGAAACAGCCGAACTAGCACTGTCACATTTTGATAACGCGATTAGCGAGCACCCTGAAGATTTAACGCACCATAGTGAGCGTATTGAGTTTCTGCTGAAACTTGAACCGCTTTTTTCAGATACCGAGTACACCACTCGACTTCTAAACGCTCTTAATAACATGGGGGATCCGGCCAAATATGACAAGCCGGACAGTGCGTATCATGTTCAAGCCAAGACCTATTTAGCACTAGCCAAGGTCAATAAACAGCAAGTACACCTGAAACAACGCTGGATCAAACAGGCTTGGGGAGCATTAAGCTCAGCACAAAAACTGTCTTCTGCTGAGCATTATTTACCCACTAAAAAAATGCTGGAAAAGTTTCAGTCCAGTGGTGGTACTGACTGA